A part of Terriglobus roseus genomic DNA contains:
- a CDS encoding O-antigen ligase family protein, with protein MILESTSPGALTSIRAIAMYSAVVAGALATILWKSEFGIYLLSVLLPLQTTRYHLHAFPLGSNIVDILIICTLIGSVLRPQAPLIKRTSVLAFLGLMCAFYYLSLWRGAFYLGGGFPIWFNDLRLVDYKNFIVMPMLVVAVTRTIRTRKQIAIIVALCCVTALAVDFSYLRGAAGRDFSHYAEETRDAGPLGYAGENGLASYLVEATAFLLPLLALKGKMLVRAGLLLVIAANTTCILFSYSREAYLALALVLCFLAVVKIRWLFIPILLLVVSWQAILPLAVQERIAMTYTKPDAGQDAALDASAQERVMLWTDAINMFKANPVVGTGFLTYALMGRVGSYKDTHNFYLKMLVETGLSGLLLFLVQLLLFTRTGLQLFSRARDSFLSLVGLGFACLMLTAAIVNFFGDRWMFIQVDSNLWILLGCTLCGISIASVKAPVATEEVKQKARKRHSWHAPNPPLVHGDAV; from the coding sequence ATGATTTTGGAGTCGACCTCGCCCGGTGCGCTCACAAGCATACGCGCAATCGCAATGTATTCCGCAGTTGTCGCGGGTGCACTCGCTACGATCCTGTGGAAGTCCGAATTCGGTATTTATCTGCTTTCCGTGCTGTTGCCGCTGCAGACGACGCGTTACCACCTGCACGCGTTTCCACTCGGATCAAACATCGTAGATATTCTGATTATCTGCACTTTGATTGGCAGCGTCCTTCGCCCTCAAGCACCGTTGATCAAACGAACTTCTGTGCTCGCGTTCCTCGGGTTGATGTGCGCGTTCTACTATTTATCGCTCTGGCGCGGTGCCTTCTATCTGGGCGGAGGATTCCCCATCTGGTTTAACGATCTACGCCTGGTGGATTACAAGAACTTCATCGTAATGCCAATGCTCGTGGTCGCTGTCACCAGGACCATCCGCACACGCAAGCAGATCGCCATCATCGTTGCACTCTGCTGTGTGACAGCACTCGCCGTCGATTTCAGCTATCTCAGGGGGGCCGCCGGTCGCGACTTCTCTCACTACGCCGAAGAGACACGCGATGCCGGCCCTCTCGGATATGCAGGTGAAAATGGCCTTGCCTCTTACCTCGTAGAAGCAACCGCTTTTCTACTGCCCTTACTGGCGCTTAAAGGAAAGATGTTGGTGCGTGCCGGCCTTCTGCTTGTAATTGCCGCAAATACCACCTGCATCCTGTTCTCTTACTCGCGCGAAGCCTATCTCGCCTTAGCACTGGTCTTATGTTTCCTGGCAGTCGTCAAAATTCGATGGCTGTTCATACCCATCCTTCTACTCGTAGTGTCCTGGCAAGCCATCTTGCCTCTCGCTGTGCAAGAGCGTATCGCCATGACCTATACGAAGCCAGACGCGGGTCAGGACGCGGCACTGGACGCATCAGCGCAAGAACGCGTGATGCTATGGACAGACGCGATCAATATGTTCAAGGCCAATCCAGTCGTAGGCACCGGGTTCCTGACATATGCATTGATGGGACGCGTCGGCTCCTATAAGGACACGCACAACTTCTATCTCAAGATGCTGGTAGAGACAGGGCTCTCTGGCCTGCTTCTCTTCCTCGTGCAACTGCTCCTCTTCACCCGGACAGGCCTGCAGCTATTCAGCCGCGCCCGCGACTCCTTCCTCTCACTGGTAGGACTCGGCTTTGCATGCTTGATGTTGACTGCCGCAATCGTCAACTTCTTCGGTGACCGATGGATGTTTATTCAGGTTGACTCCAACCTTTGGATTCTTCTCGGATGCACACTCTGTGGCATTTCAATTGCAAGTGTGAAAGCGCCTGTGGCAACGGAAGAAGTAAAGCAAAAGGCTAGGAAGCGCCATTCCTGGCACGCGCCGAATCCGCCACTCGTTCATGGAGATGCAGTATGA
- a CDS encoding glycosyltransferase: MKPVSTQSRSVMFIIDQLTELGGAERMMFALARSLPERGYKVTVVTLRDNPSPEAYKLFDEIVVLPTRSCLSLQGLKTLGKLRDLLRERNVCLVQTYFESADLFGAIASRLAGVTTICSSRRDMGILRTAKHNLLYRLLTPLYSHVFAVSEKVARWHREQDGITAKKVSIVHNGVALERYELSAHTSELRIAHAFPEDALLVTTVANINPWKGVDVFIKAAAIVHRQNPKAMFAVAGDWTDQEHLQQLRNMVRESDLDDCVRFLGRVEDIPGLLHDSHVFALLSRSEGFPNVVIEAMAARLPVVATDVGGTGEAVVDGVTGYLVPNEDHQAAAGHIIALLNDRTHRAYMGNTARELVEKRFSIQAMVSQHVEVYDALLAT, encoded by the coding sequence ATGAAACCCGTATCCACACAATCGCGATCGGTGATGTTCATCATCGATCAGCTCACGGAACTGGGCGGTGCAGAGCGCATGATGTTCGCTCTGGCACGCTCCCTCCCTGAGCGTGGATACAAGGTCACAGTGGTGACGCTGCGGGATAATCCTAGCCCCGAAGCTTACAAGCTCTTCGACGAGATCGTGGTGCTGCCCACACGCTCCTGCCTCTCATTACAGGGCCTGAAAACCCTCGGCAAACTGCGCGATTTGCTCCGCGAGCGCAACGTATGCCTTGTACAGACGTACTTCGAAAGCGCCGATCTCTTTGGGGCCATCGCAAGCCGTCTCGCCGGTGTAACCACCATCTGTTCCAGCCGCCGAGATATGGGGATCCTGCGAACCGCGAAGCACAACCTGCTCTACCGGCTCCTGACCCCGCTCTACAGCCATGTTTTTGCAGTTTCAGAAAAAGTGGCGCGCTGGCACCGTGAACAGGACGGCATTACCGCGAAGAAGGTGTCCATCGTGCATAACGGTGTCGCACTCGAGCGCTACGAGCTATCTGCACATACGTCAGAACTGCGGATTGCCCACGCGTTTCCGGAAGATGCACTTCTTGTCACAACTGTTGCAAACATTAATCCATGGAAGGGCGTGGACGTCTTCATCAAGGCGGCTGCAATTGTCCATCGCCAGAACCCTAAGGCCATGTTTGCCGTTGCGGGCGACTGGACGGATCAGGAACATCTGCAGCAGTTGCGCAACATGGTCCGTGAATCAGACTTGGATGATTGCGTCCGCTTCCTAGGCCGCGTAGAAGACATCCCCGGCTTACTTCACGACTCCCACGTATTCGCGCTGCTTTCCCGCTCGGAAGGATTTCCAAACGTCGTGATTGAAGCGATGGCAGCCAGACTGCCAGTCGTGGCCACCGATGTAGGCGGAACCGGAGAGGCTGTTGTTGACGGCGTAACGGGCTACCTGGTTCCCAACGAAGACCACCAGGCCGCTGCAGGCCATATCATCGCGCTACTGAATGACCGCACACACAGGGCATACATGGGAAACACCGCCCGCGAGCTTGTAGAGAAACGATTCTCGATTCAGGCAATGGTTTCGCAACATGTGGAGGTGTACGATGCCCTTCTCGCTACTTAG
- a CDS encoding glycosyltransferase family 2 protein, with product MPFSLLSVSEISPWSILFWLCAAAIGYAYIGYPALLWLVTRFQKHRAVPASTAPTLTLLICAHNEAANIGRKLLQCLELNYPKDKLQILVASDGSTDETEDIVRFFAPEGVELIIVPQQAGKTNAQNVAMRSAKGEIVVFSDATTEYHPDALQYIAGNFTNPNVGAVSGRYTYCDLNASSVGEGSRAYAGYDNRIREMQSSAGSLTGCCGCIYAVRRDLYTPLEPGIISDLVEPMHVLLQGAKVKFEPRALAREDVGHNAGKEFSMRVRVVARALTGLSSVRQLLAPWKHPWIALQLFSHKLLRYAVPLFLIGMLAATWMLRSSMAYGTLLVLQLAFYGLAILAAAIPALQKKRVFSLPMYFCVMNAAALWGAIKFMRGQRYTVWKPQRETSHAG from the coding sequence ATGCCCTTCTCGCTACTTAGTGTGTCGGAAATATCACCTTGGTCCATTCTCTTCTGGCTATGCGCAGCCGCGATCGGTTACGCCTACATTGGTTATCCTGCCCTGCTCTGGCTTGTGACACGCTTTCAGAAGCACCGCGCTGTGCCTGCATCCACCGCGCCCACGCTGACCCTACTTATCTGCGCACATAACGAAGCCGCGAATATCGGAAGAAAGCTTCTCCAGTGCCTGGAGCTGAACTATCCAAAAGACAAGCTGCAGATCCTCGTCGCTTCGGATGGGTCAACAGATGAGACCGAAGACATCGTCCGATTCTTTGCCCCGGAAGGGGTGGAGCTCATCATCGTACCGCAACAGGCTGGTAAGACGAACGCACAGAACGTCGCCATGCGAAGCGCTAAAGGTGAGATCGTCGTCTTCTCCGACGCCACCACGGAATACCACCCCGACGCGCTGCAATATATAGCCGGAAACTTTACCAATCCGAATGTGGGAGCAGTTTCAGGCCGGTATACCTACTGCGATCTCAACGCCTCATCCGTAGGCGAAGGCTCACGCGCATATGCAGGGTATGACAACCGCATCCGCGAAATGCAGTCCTCCGCAGGAAGTCTTACTGGATGCTGCGGCTGCATCTACGCAGTACGCAGAGACCTATACACTCCACTCGAACCCGGCATCATCAGCGACCTTGTAGAACCAATGCACGTCTTGTTACAGGGGGCAAAGGTCAAGTTCGAACCGCGTGCCCTGGCGCGCGAAGATGTGGGACACAATGCGGGCAAAGAGTTTTCCATGCGTGTCCGAGTCGTTGCGCGTGCCCTGACAGGCCTCTCAAGCGTGCGCCAGTTACTCGCTCCGTGGAAGCATCCGTGGATTGCCCTGCAGCTTTTCTCTCACAAACTGCTGCGCTACGCAGTTCCGCTCTTCCTGATAGGTATGCTCGCAGCCACGTGGATGCTCCGCTCATCTATGGCCTACGGCACTCTTCTAGTACTTCAACTCGCTTTCTACGGCCTCGCCATCCTGGCAGCAGCTATACCTGCACTGCAAAAGAAAAGAGTATTTTCACTACCCATGTACTTCTGCGTGATGAATGCGGCTGCTCTATGGGGAGCCATTAAATTCATGCGCGGACAACGCTACACAGTCTGGAAGCCGCAGCGCGAAACTTCACACGCAGGTTGA